Genomic DNA from Corylus avellana chromosome ca4, CavTom2PMs-1.0:
tgtttgttattttgtaaactACTATACGACTGTCGTACAACTTAATGAtttgacagtaaaaatcaacttttaatttataaaaagagataatcaaatcaatttggTGGTCATCAAAGCTgagagatgatatatatatatatataaatatatacataatatcaGGACCAAATATTCTGGCCCACGAAGGGAGAAGACACAGGAGGCTGGCAGCCTCACGGATCGAAGAATACCACCTCAAAAGACTCAAAGTTTCAAAGGTAAAAAACTTGTTGTCTTGATGGAGAAAGGGAGAAAGAAGTAACAAATTGATTAACCACACACCTTAATGTTAGTTAATGCATGGTGTGTGTTTTTCAGAGAAGAAAAACTGGCTCCAGAGACAGTTCTCTGGACGAAAGAGTCAGGATTATGATTCAAGCAATGGGGTTGACCCGTATGCAGCCACAGTGGCGGCTGCTGCATTTGCCATCAACGCACTGGACGAGCCAGGAACCCCTTTGACTACAATCAAGAGCAAAAAGGAGGGTAAAGCAATTTTGATAGAAGAAGATGGAAGGGCATCCAAGCGACTACCAGGTAAAGAAAGCAGAGCATGATAACTGATTATATTATATactttttttggaacaaaaattCATGACATTCTGTGTCTTAGGTGAAACTTCAATGAAATATTCTGAAAGAGAAGATAGAAAGGTGCCTGCAACTGCTGCAATGACTGGAAAGCCCATAGGGCGTGTCCCTTCAATGAAAAAGACTCCAACTTTTGCTGACCACCTGAAAAGCACCGACAGTATAAGACCTGAAGCTGATGTCCCTGCCACATTAAAACCAGTCGAAATTCAAAGGCAGAGTTCAACAAGAACCGGAATCCCACCAAGTGGTTCCAGGCGGCAGAGCTCAATGAGATCTGC
This window encodes:
- the LOC132179746 gene encoding remorin 1.4-like codes for the protein MDALLKQMRTKYSGPRREKTQEAGSLTDRRIPPQKTQSFKEKKNWLQRQFSGRKSQDYDSSNGVDPYAATVAAAAFAINALDEPGTPLTTIKSKKEGKAILIEEDGRASKRLPGETSMKYSEREDRKVPATAAMTGKPIGRVPSMKKTPTFADHLKSTDSIRPEADVPATLKPVEIQRQSSTRTGIPPSGSRRQSSMRSATQETEADAWEEAELAKIKDRHEKLISTLNSWEEKKRNKASRKLKRTESELERRRKKAMDEFRRDMEYIEQIAVGAREKAKDNRRVEELKVKEKSTIIRTTGRVPKTCFCC